A section of the Castanea sativa cultivar Marrone di Chiusa Pesio chromosome 12, ASM4071231v1 genome encodes:
- the LOC142620322 gene encoding GDSL esterase/lipase At4g10955-like — translation MWLFLYSVSLKMNDVNHRRFVLAFLVNGVYILESDRQQNCDEIEALATPWWESFHFQLPYKLVDINKNSIFGAIYEYKYPNPSPSFPQYVIAFRGTILKKEMVLRDGKLNLNCFLNKLHKSSSFQLAMVRILVTMSGGARVWLAGHSLGSAMALLVGKNMAKMGDFLETYLFNPPFLSFPKERLKNEKKRKHMMNTLVCKILMTSDISPALILFIYKQP, via the exons ATGTGGTTATTCCTATATTCGGTTTCATTGaaaat GAACGATGTAAATCACAGAAGATTCGTTCTTGCCTTTTTGGTTAATGGAGTGTACATTCTTGAAAGTGACCGCCAGCAGAACTGCGATGAAATTGAGGCTCTTGCAACACCTTGGTGGGAATCCTTCCATTTCCAACTACCTTACAAGCTCGTAGACATTAATAAAAATTCCATCTTTGGTGCCATTTATGAATACAAATACCCTAATCCTTCTCCAAGCTTCCCACAATATGTTATAGCCTTCAGAGGAACAATCCTAAAAAAAGAGATGGTCTTACGTGACGGCAAATTAAACCTCAATTGCTTCCTCAACAAACTTCACAAGAGTTCCAGCTTTCAACTTGCAATGGTTCGCATTCTGGTTACTATGTCTGGAGGTGCAAGGGTGTGGTTAGCTGGACATTCTCTGGGGTCAGCTATGGCATTGCTTGTAGGAAAGAACATGGCTAAGATGGGTGATTTTCTTGAAACTTATCTTTTTAATCCTCCATTCTTATCTTTCCCGAAAGAG agattgaaaaatgaaaagaaaagaaaacatatgaTGAACACATTGGTCTGCAAAATCCTAATGACATCTGATATTTCGCCGGCTTTGATTCTCTTTATATACAAACAGCCGTAA
- the LOC142619815 gene encoding uncharacterized protein LOC142619815, giving the protein MANCFAPPVHISGIGGSQLNARELWSTKSNSFGKSPKLIIQRKSNRVGSNRKLCVRAEYNDGSRGGGGDFFAGFLLGGAVFGTLAYVFAPQIRRSLLNEDEYGFRKAKRPIYYDEGLERTRQTLNEKISQLNSAIDNVSSRLRGNSKMPKVPVENDPEVEATI; this is encoded by the exons atggCGAACTGCTTTGCTCCTCCAGTACATATCTCAG GTATAGGTGGATCGCAACTCAATGCACGTGAGCTTTGGTCCACAAAATCCAATTCATTTGGGAAATCGCCCAAACTGATAATTCAAAGGAAATCGAACAGAGTTGGAAGTAATCGCAAGCTGTGTGTTCGTGCTGAATACAA TGATGGTAGCAGAGGTGGTGGCGGTGATTTTTTTGCTGGTTTTCTTCTAGGTGGTGCTGTGTTTGGAACTCTAGCTTATGTTTTTGCTCCTCAG ATCAGAAGGTCACTGCTAAATGAAGATGAATATGGGTTCCGGAAGGCCAAGCGACCAATATATTATGATGAAGGCTTGGAG AGAACTCGTCAGACCTTGAATGAAAAGATAAGCCAACTCAATTCAGCCATCGACAATGTATCTTCACGTTTGAGAGGTAACAGTAAGATGCCTAAGGTGCCAGTTGAAAATGATCCTGAAGTGGAAGCTACAATATGA